A window of the Fusarium poae strain DAOMC 252244 chromosome 3, whole genome shotgun sequence genome harbors these coding sequences:
- a CDS encoding hypothetical protein (CAZy:PL4_3~CAZy:PL4~CAZy:PL4_4~CAZy:PL4_5~CAZy:PL4_2), protein MSEQSLIGSQTNGSANGSTPESDWDAKIQKLNGELKQAKYLAGFHGDALIGDVTRPGVKWWTDLRSILTFQHLPAIKNVLIHYIKTKTLDKTNLAGLVGSISNDSLLRAKFIEGEVKTKYERMLHPPITYLGDAFKYRTADGKFNSAMHPQLGQAGAPYAKTVPSKTHPLGALPDPADLFDRLMARDAGPDGNGRPSTSGLSSMLIYHATIIIHDIFRTNDTDKNISDSSSYLDLSPLYGFTEEMQRKVRDGKYKLGLLKPDTFAEDRLLRQPPGVCIYLVMYNRYHNYVATQLRRINENGRFAVPSKFRDAPLASAAQEFVKDADKALLHDISKYHKMWRHRRSAGIEDDDDEDEKFDELQHNLRQKTLAGIEKGLRQESERQKALYLEVTGKEHDDSADAKRKKYDPEGVLEQFLKAHEAAWDKLDEDLFQTARLITCGMYIQVSIHDYLRGLMGFMNFDTNFTLDPRVEMKNHKNVSRGLGNQVTVEFNLLYRFHCAISMKDESYAESFMAELFEKDEQWDPKSMGLPQFMQEMGKMKAKEGLKKPLEPCEQEFGLRNEGNPRFKPFKRNKYTGLFDDEAMVNELTSAMDDPIANFGPLNVPQCLRAVEILGIMQARKWEIGTLNDFRDFFGMKRHDSFESITPNEQVQNALRDLYEHPDKVELYPGIFCETNQANGQLNADPGPSDLDSALWAAIFSDAITLVRSDRFYTVDWNTNSLTNWGMKEVTPDNDVCKSSMFHRLIQRAFPEWYPYDSIRFFHPFYTGEKLAELAKAQGYDKEFSVKTTPLKKAKKNSRGEMTKFDFELTKSNPQRPSKTVYLTHSDDIKRILEDTSDILVHPARTRISDLPPVIHDVLKPGQNNDPKKNGVSVEAAAKHSTMEHEHIQSYLVEVAHNIIKREVVTTDKVKGIYQLDIVRDYAVPIVTRFVADFLGFGHLLRSDTNSHAPYSENEIYQHINNCQVFLSYNTDETKLLKRRKAFRDSMTFLLELTEAGNIREAGKWRTTRWVQGFFGAIASLGQDKPNFMTALGYRVAGEVLQRESNTNKAATILLLTGLDSAYNVVLAFTSVMESFLQYLYVKKPDEKGQKIKDAWHDIQELAFEEDAKSNERIQALVLKVQRWSVRLPIVRKASESTTIQAYNWHTKTSEPMKLAKGTVVVCDINKAERQNSSESADERHELNYCSSFAEAFSEYHPKHVAATSLVTMVKVLAQLKNLRRGHDTQGVSKKISIDASCVGYANYMAPMRLDEIGIKVKEARKNNELTAEQLEAIYPSEIRKPSTATYLTTEWDEMVPFPTTWKLRFDGYGVSDYSKNNYEVLKVFKIPDDIQPFYQPNGPSHIGGSFATPTCVCHESWKKENKGHEGHEHEAGTHEILSACGHAHAPMPATSGSDLNTSENTTHISLSNDRFAVVLAKSSGHIIDAALDGQDLLGPLSGNSGKGPYLDCSCTPSGFWTPGSTAQLRLIKGTDADGTKYGGIVMSDTFKPTNQTLSQYFFLHGEETGLHAFTRLTYFNASAPFLRDLGELRTLFRPNTKLWTHFSTSKGNYGPLPDASGALTVQDATWYVGDKTSDPYVEQYSNYWTKYSLSESWRNHDVHGEFSDGSTSDDGSTFGAWLVHNTRETYYGGPLHSDLVVDGIVYNYMVSGHHGAPMPNITHGFDRTWGPQFYYFNKGSKDTTLEELRADAAKYADPEWNAKFYDSIAHHVPNFAPSAKRTKYSGKVNLPKNAKNPIIVLAENKQDFQLNVFNTKSLQYWAEIGKSGEYSIPQVVEGTYRVTIYADGVFGWFIKDDIRVSKSHNKGTFTWREENAGKELWRIGTPDKSSGEYLHGYAPDISKPIEPEQYRIYWGKYDFEKDFPKGVNFHIGKDDEAKDLNYVHWSFFAAKGNHLRSENYYGNVNNWTITFDLSKNQLKNVKTATFTVQIAGSRTGNGNAKWTPVNDRFNSNLPWTVNVNGGYEDTWVIPYWRSGSCAVRSAVACQNIEHKFQFPTSKLKPGRNEFVLSLPFNASSIETALLPDTLYVQYDALRLEVK, encoded by the exons atgtctgaACAATCACTCATCGGTAGCCAAACCAACGGCTCTGCCAATGGTAGCACACCTGAGTCTGACTGGGATGCAAAGATCCAGAAACTCAATGGCGAACTAAAGCAGGCCAAGTATCTTGCTGGCTTCCATGGAGATGCCCTGATCGGA GATGTTACCCGACCTGGAGTCAAGTGGTGGACCGACCTCCGCAGTATTCTcacctttcagcaccttcctGCCATCAAAAATGTTTTGATTCACTATATCAAGACCAAAACTCTTGAT AAAACAAACTTGGCAGGGTTGGTAGGATCCATCTCCAATGACAGTCTTCTACGTGCCAAGTTCATCGAGGGAGAAGTCAAGACCAAGTATGAGCGCATGCTTCATCCACCAATTACATATCTTGGTGACGCATTCAAGTATCGTACTGCCGATGGCAAGTTCAACAGTGCCATGCATCCCCAGCTTGGTCAAGCTGGTGCACCATATGCCAAGACAGTCCCAAGCAAAACCCACCCTCTTGGAGCCCTGCCTGATCCTGCTGATCTCTTCGATCGCCTAATGGCTCGAGACGCTGGCCCGGATGGCAATGGCCGACCATCCACCTCTGGCCTGTCATCTATGCTGATCTACCACGCCACTATTATCATTCACGACATCTTCAGAACCAATGATACCGACAAGAACATCTCCGACTCGTCTTCGTATCTTGACCTATCTCCTCTTTACGGTTTCACCGAGGAGATGCAGCGCAAGGTCCGAGATGGCAAGTACAAGCTGGGTCTTCTCAAGCCTGACACCTTTGCTGAAGACAGACTTTTGCGGCAGCCTCCAGGAGTTTGCATTTATCTCGTCATGTACAACCGTTACCACAATTACGTCGCCACTCAGCTGCGCCGCATCAATGAGAACGGTCGCTTCGCTGTGCCCTCCAAATTCCGAGACGCGCCTTTGGCATCTGCTGCCCAAGAGTTTGTCAAGGACGCAGACAAAGCCTTGCTCCATGACATCAGCAAGTACCACAAAATGTGGAGGCATCGTCGATCAGCTGGaatcgaagatgatgatgacgaggatgaaaaGTTTGATGAACTCCAACACAACCTGCGCCAGAAAACTCTTGCTGGTATCGAAAAGGGTCTTCGCCAGGAGAGTGAGCGCCAGAAAGCGCTGTATCTTGAGGTCACAGGGAAGGAGCACGATGATTCCGCTGATGCCAAGAGGAAGAAATACGACCCTGAAGGTGTTCTTGAGCAATTTCTCAAGGCTCACGAGGCGGCTTGGGATAAGCTCGATGAGGACCTTTTCCAGACTGCACGATT AATCACTTGTGGTATGTACATACAAGTGAGTATCCACGATTACCTACGTGGTCTCATGGGATTCATGAACTTTGATACCAACTTCACTCTTGACCCTCGAGTCGAAATGAAGAACCACAAGAACGTTTCCCGCGGATTGGGTAACCAAGTCACGGTTGAGTTCAATCTCCTCTATCGCTTTCATTGTGCCATCTCCATGAAGGATGAGAGCTATGCTGAATCCTTCATGGCTGAGCTCTTCGAGAAGGATGAGCAGTGGGACCCGAAGTCTATGGGACTACCACAGTTCATGCAGGAGATGGGCAAGATGAAAGCCAAGGAAGGTCTTAAAAAGCCACTTGAGCCATGTGAGCAGGAGTTTGGTCTTCGAAATGAAGGAAATCCCCGATTCAAGCCCTTCAAGAGGAACAAGTACACTGGCTTGTTCGACGATGAGGCAATGGTCAATGAACTGACAAGCGCTATGGATGATCCAATTG CCAACTTTGGTCCTCTCAATGTGCCTCAATGTCTCAGAGCCGTCGAGATTCTCGGCATTATGCAGGCCCGCAAATGGGAGATCGGCACATTGAATGACTTCAGAGACTTTTTCGGCATGAAGAGACATGATTCCTTTGAGTCAATCACGCCCAACGAGCAGGTCCAGAATGCCCTGCGTGATCTATACGAACATCCCGACAAGGTGGAATTGTACCCCGGCATTTTCTGTGAGACCAACCAAGCGAACGGTCAATTGAATGCCGACCCTGGTCCTTCGGATTTGGACTCTGCGTTATGGGCGGCCATCTTTTCTGATGCCATCACCCTCGTCCGATCCGATCGCTTCTACACTGTCGACTGGAACACCAACTCTCTGACCAACTGGGGTATGAAGGAGGTCACTCCTGACAACGATGTCTGCAAGAGCTCCATGTTCCACCGTCTCATTCAGCGCGCGTTCCCTGAATGGTATCCCTACGATTCAATTCGCTTCTTCCACCCATTCTACACTGGTGAGAAGCTCGCCGAACTTGCCAAGGCGCAGGGTTACGACAAGGAGTTCTCTGTCAAGACTACGCCCttgaagaaggccaagaagaactCTCGTGGCGAGATGACAAAGTTTGACTTTGAGCTCACAAAGTCCAACCCTCAACGGCCAAGCAAGACAGTGTACTTGACTCACAGCGATGACATCAAGCGCATTCTTGAGGATACCTCTGACATCTTGGTTCATCCTGCGCGAACTAGGATCTCTGATCTACCACCGGTGATCCACGATGTTTTGAAGCCTGGTCAGAACAACGATCCGAAGAAGAACGGTGTGTCGGTCGAAGCTGCGGCGAAGCACTCTACTATGGAACATGAGCATATTCAGTCATACTTGGTTGAGGTTGCTCATAATATCATCAAGCGCGAGGTCGTTACTACCGACAAGGTCAAGGGTATATATCAGCTCGATATCGTGCGAGATTATGCCGTTCCTATTGTTACCCGCTTCGTCGCCGATTTCCTCGGATTTGGCCATCTTCTCCGTTCCGACACCAACTCTCACGCGCCCTACTCGGAGAATGAGATCTACCAGCACATCAACAATTGTCAGGTCTTCCTCTCGTACAACACTGACGAgaccaagcttctcaagcgCCGTAAAGCGTTCCGAGACTCGATGACGTTCCTTCTCGAATTGACCGAGGCAGGCAACATCCGCGAAGCCGGCAAGTGGCGCACCACACGATGGGTGCAGGGTTTCTTTGGCGCTATTGCCTCTCTGGGCCAGGACAAGCCTAACTTTATGACAGCCCTGGGATACAGGGTTGCTGGTGAAGTATTGCAGAGGGAGAGCAACACCAACAAGGCTGCTACCATCCTTCTCCTGACTGGCTTAGACAGTGCATACAATGTGGTGCTTGCG TTCACGTCGGTGATGGAGTCATTCTTACAGTACCTCTACGTCAAGAAGCCGGACGAGAAAGGGCAGAAGATCAAGGATGCTTGGCATGATATCCAGGAGCTAGCCTTTGAGGAAGATGCCAAGTCCAACGAACGTATTCAGGCTCTTGTTCTCAAGGTCCAGAGATGGAGTGTTCGCCTGCCTATCGTTCGCAAGGCATCCGAAAGCACCACCATCCAGGCCTACAACTGGCACACCAAGACCTCGGAGCCTATGAAGCTTGCCAAGGGCACAGTTGTCGTTTGCGATATCAACAAGGCGGAGCGACAGAACTCAAGCGAGTCTGCCGATGAGCGACACGAATTGAACTATTGTTCCAGTTTTGCCGAGGCCTTCAGCGAGTACCACCCCAAGCACGTGGCCGCAACTAGTCTTGTCACCATGGTCAAGGTCCTGGCTCAGCTGAAGAACCTTCGCCGTGGACATGACACACAGGGTGTTTCCAAGAAGATCTCAATTGATGCGTCCTGTGTTGGGTATGCGAACTACATGGCGCCCATGCGACTCGACGAGATTGggatcaaggtcaaggaggcACGCAAGAATAACGAGTTGACCGCGGAGCAACTTGAAGCTATCTACCCGTCCGAGATCAGGAAGCCTTCTACTGCTACGTATCTGACTACCGAGTGGGATGAGATGGTTCCTTTCCCAACCACCTGGAAGCTACGCTTCGATGGCTACGGTGTCTCGGACTACAGCAAGAACAACTACGAGGTCCTCAAGGTGTTCAAGATTCCCGATGACATTCAGCCATTCTATCAGCCCAATGGACCATCTCACATTGGTGGATCTTTCGCGACACCGACCTGTGTCTGCCACGAGTCATGGAAGAAGGAGAACAAGGGTCATGAGGGCCATGAGCATGAGGCTGGCACTCATGAGATTCTTTCGGCTTGCGGGCATGCGCACGCACCTATGCCTGCTACATCGGGAT CCGACTTGAACACCTCGGAAAATACTACTCACATCTCCCTCTCCAATGACCGATTCGCCGTCGTTCTAGCCAAGTCCAGTGGCCATATAATCGATGCAGCACTTGATGGGCAAGATCTGCTGGGTCCTCTCAGTGGCAATTCGGGAAAAGGACCCTATCTTGACTGCTCTTGTACTCCATCTGGGTTCTGGACGCCAGGAAGCACTGCACAACTTCGTCTCATTAAAGGAACAGATGCGGACGGGACAAAGTATGGAGGAATTGTTATGAGCGACACCTTTAAGCCTACCAATCAGACGTTATCCCAGTACTTCTTCCTTCACGGCGAGGAGACGGGCCTACACGCTTTTACTCGTCTTACCTACTTCAATGCATCTGCACCATTCCTCCGCGACTTGGGTGAACTTCGCACTCTATTCAGACCAAACACAAAGCTATGGACCCACTTCTCAACAAGCAAAGGCAACTATGGACCTCTGCCTGATGCCTCGGGTGCTCTTACGGTACAAGATGCGACTTGGTATGTTGGCGACAAGACCAGCGACCCGTACGTGGAGCAGTACTCGAACTACTGGACGAAGTACAGCCTTTCAGAAAGCTGGCGTAATCATGATGTCCATGGAGAGTTCAGCGATGGGTCCACCAGTGATGATGGAAGTACGTTCGGTGCGTGGTTGGTTCACAATACCCGCGAGACATATTACGGCGGCCCATTGCACTCAGATCTTGTCGTAGATGGCATCGTGTACAACTACATGGTGTCAGGACATCATGGGGCTCCCATGCCTAACATAACGCATGGTTTCGATCGGACATGGGGTCCTCAGTTCTACTACTTCAACAAAGGCAGCAAGGACACAACGTTGGAAGAGTTGCGAGCCGATGCTGCTAAATACGCTGATCCTGAATGGAATGCGAAATTCTACGACAGTATTGCTCACCACGTGCCAAACTTTGCTCCTTCGGCGAAGAGGACAAAGTACAGCGGCAAGGTCAATCTTCCGAAGAACGCGAAAAACCCCATCATCGTTTTGGCCGAGAACAAGCAAGACTTTCAGCTCAATGTTTTCAACACAAAATCACTTCAGTACTGGGCTGAAATTGGCAAGTCTGGGGAATACAGTATCCCACAGGTTGTTGAAGGAACGTACAGAGTCACCATCTATGCCGATGGGGTCTTTGGGTGGTTTATCAAGGATGACATCCGGGTATCCAAATCCCACAACAAGGGCACGTTTACATGGCGCGAGGAGAACGCTGGTAAAGAGCTTTGGCGCATCGGAACCCCCGACAAGTCATCTGGGGAATATCTCCACGGTTACGCACCTGATATATCCAAGCCGATTGAACCGGAACAATATCGTATTTACTGGGGCAAGTACGACTTCGAAAAGGACTTTCCAAAGGGTGTTAACTTTCACATTGGCAAGGATGATGAAGCAAAAGATCTTAACTACGTACACTGGTCGTTCTTTGCCGCCAAGGGTAACCATCTTCGCTCCGAAAACTACTACGGCAATGTCAATAACTGGACCATTACATTCGACCTCAGCAAAAATCAGCTCAAAAACGTCAAAACAGCTACTTTCACGGTTCAAATCGCGGGATCGAGAACAGGCAACGGGAATGCGAAGTGGACACCCGTCAATGACAGATTCAATAGCAACCTTCCGTGGACTGTGAATGTCAATGGAGGATATGAAGACACTTGGGTGATCCCCTATTGGCGATCCGGGTCTTGTGCTGTGAGAAGCGCTGTTGCGTGTCAGAATATTGAGCACAAGTTCCAGTTCCCTACGTCCAAGTTGAAGCCAGGCAGAAATGAGTTTGTTCTGAGTTTGCCTTTTAATGCTTCGAGTATTGAGACGGCTTTGCTGCCTGATACGCTTTATGTCCAGTATGATGCCCTTAGACTCGAAGTCAAGTGA